Within Candidatus Thorarchaeota archaeon, the genomic segment AGTAGTCCTCAAGAGTACAACTTGAAGGGGTATGTTTCATGAGCGATCCTAAGGTTTTCGACAAGATCCTCACCGATATCATCAGACAAGATCGAGGCATTCGACGTGTGATTCTCGTCGATAAGACGGGTCTTACAATTGCACATGTATCGCGTCTTGCATACTTTGCAGTTGATGTGGATAGCATTGGCGCAATTGCAAGTGCAGTATTCTGTGCAAGCGAGGAACAAGGAAAGAATCTACAAATCGGTGATCTTGAGATTGTCACCTCTGAATTCTCAGAGGGTAAGATTTTTGCTTCTGCTTGCGGCAAGGGTGTTTTATGCGTCGTATCAGAGGCTCAAGTTAACATAGGTCTGATCCGGCTTGTCATGAAGAAACAGGGTTCACAGATAGCCGAGGAATTAGACAAGTTCCTGGCAGTAGAACCAATGGCGCCTTCAAAGGACAAGGAATTGGATGAAGAGGATCTCAAGTCTGCACTTGCTGAGCTGGAGCGTGTGTGAGAGTACGCACTCGATCATACAGTTCTAGATGTTCATCGTGTATTATGATGGGACTTTGGACAACGGACAAAGGCTTTTATGAGACTACCCTTCTAACAGAGTCAACATGTGAGACTCAAGTCTTATAGCATAGACTTGTGTTGAGCATGTGATGACTGGCGCATCTACATGTGTGAGGCCACGAGATGGGTCTGCTTCAAGAACTGACCAGAGTAAATTGCCAAAACAATGCGATTTTGGCCAAGATGTTCCAATGAGGTGTTAGCGTGAGAAAAGACGATAAGGGTCGTATCCATCTTAAGTTGGTCTTTTACGGGCCAAGTCTGGGTGGAAAGACTACAGCATTGCGATGGCTCTATGGTAAAGTGGAAGGTCTTCAAAAAGGTGAGTTCACTGCAATTGAGGACGAAACCAATCGGACACTGTTCTTTGACTATGT encodes:
- a CDS encoding roadblock/LC7 domain-containing protein; translation: MSDPKVFDKILTDIIRQDRGIRRVILVDKTGLTIAHVSRLAYFAVDVDSIGAIASAVFCASEEQGKNLQIGDLEIVTSEFSEGKIFASACGKGVLCVVSEAQVNIGLIRLVMKKQGSQIAEELDKFLAVEPMAPSKDKELDEEDLKSALAELERV